The following nucleotide sequence is from Pseudoliparis swirei isolate HS2019 ecotype Mariana Trench chromosome 7, NWPU_hadal_v1, whole genome shotgun sequence.
ccacaggcacacacaaacacacacaaacacacaacagacaccaGTACGGCATGTATTGTGTACTGTACATTGTGTGAGCGCTGTCCCGTCTGAAGCTGCCTCCCAGCAACAGGATGTGGTGGCGCGACACGTCCTCGCTCAACAAAACCCACTTCCTATGAGTTTGATAAACAGCCCTGTGGTTTCACTCTCCTCCCAAACAGAGGTaggcctgaacacacacacacacacacacacacacacgtgggcgCACACATACCAGCTCAACAGCATCGCCATCTGCTAATGTGACATATAACCAGAGTGAGTTACCGTGTACAATGTTACTGCTATCATGAGATTTACTGTGAAAACCGGTGTAAACGCCACCAGAATCACTTATTCCTCCATAACTCAGCGGCGCCTCTCCTCATTCACAGCCTCAGCGAGAGACTGAGAGGGACGAGCTCAAGAATGCCCTCAAATCATAACAAGAATGAGAGGCGGATATCAAGATGTCACATTTGTTTTAGAGCGAATGATGTAAGTGGGTCTGAGTTATGTCCGTCACTGGACAGTTCTGTTCCACATTCTGAGCGCCTGTGCATCTCTAAAGGTTGACCATACAATGCCAGAAAAGATTTAAACGGCTCAGTCTCTTCTCTCGTCTTCTCCTCTCTGCATGGCTGCACGGGAACATACGGTCCCGTCAGTCACATGTGTGAGCTGTCaggatgtgaatgtgtatgCATCTGAGGGAAGACTGAGGGGTGTATTAGGCCTGCTGATCCTTCACACTCCTCTTGTCAAAGTCGACATGAAAATGAAagtcagtgagagagagaaagggttcatgtgtgtgtgtgtgtgtgtgtgtgtgtgtgtgtgtgaggcaggggGGGTCAAAGGAGAGGCGCCGTGCCTAATCCTATGGGATGTGAGGGTATCTACTATGTATGGAGATAGGATGTAGAGATGTGTTCAGCGGTGCATGATCACAACCTTCCTAACTGACAGAAGAGACTCCCAGGAGACGAATGTCAAAAAAAGGCAAACTGTCTGAGACATAGCCGTACTGCAGATTGCATCATAACTGTGAAATGTTACAGGATTATGAGAACAGATACGATCGGAGTTGAGATTAGTTATTAATTAGAAAAACAGACGTCACTATGTTCACTATGATTTGTGTTACTGttttaaaatcacagtattaatatttgtatttgtcgTATAAAGAAACCctgtataaaatatgtattatattataaaccTGCTAAACAAGTCTTCACCCATTCCATGACAGAAAATGAGCAGGGGGAAGAAAAAATCGTATAGAACTTATTACtttgattattattgttattattattatattattattattattattagtagcagtagtagtagtagtagtagtagtagtaatattatttgtatcattattattagtagcagtagtagttgtaatattatttgtatcattattatttgtattatttgtaatattatttgtatgattattattattattatttgtattattatttgtatttgtagcaATAGTAGAAGTTCCATGTTACCATCATAATAAAGTCatgttaataacaataaaaatgttGGGATAAACATAATGAGATAAACAATTGCAACATAGTATGAAGACGATTCACTCTATTCCTCCGAATGAAATACAAACACATCGGACCGCATTAAGGTGACCTCGTGTTCTCCGTGTCACCGCTAGGTGGCGCTGGTGCTCAATACAACCCTCCTTAACCCGGAAGCAGAAGCCGCGGACCTTTAAGTGGGCAGGAAGTGCCCTCGTGAAGTGACAGTTTGGCAACATGGCGCTTGACGTTAAATCCAGAAACAAACGATACGAGAAACTGGACTTCCTGGGAGAGGGTCAGGTAGGAAGAGTCCCGAATCCCACCTGTCGGTCTTCACGCGCGTCTCCCTTCTCCCCCTCGCGCGCTCTGTCTCGCGCTGCGAGCGGcgctagctagcgttagctcgttGTTCATGTCAACAAAGCCGTGTGGTCCATtgtgcggcggcggcgtcggtgctggtgctggttctggttctgtactcatctctctgctcctcttctccagttcGCCACAGTGTACAAAGCCAGGGACAAAACCACAGATACCATCGTGGCCATTAAAAAggtaaacgcactgaatgtaAGTCTGCGTGTCGACCTCTGGTCGCATGTGGGCTCTGCAGAACACAGCCGGTCCGGACGTCATGGGAAACCTCGACAAGTCATggcatgtttttaaatgatcattTCCATGCctgggaaaaaaacttaaatcataaaagttttggaaaagtcatggaaatgtgttatcacaAATGAgcctgagggctttacaatgtgtacacatacGTGATCTGTTGATATTATGTTTAGATCCTCctcacagggttcgtacgtgatggaaaacctggaaaagtcatggaattttaaaatggtcaattccaggcctggaaaagtcatggagaaaacttaaatcataaacgttttggaaaagtcatgtaaacgtattataatcacgtgttcatttatgcagagttagaaataattaatatgttttttaaagaaagacgctcaaaatataagccggcgtgcgctctcgatacgcaacatgcttcatgtttataccgagatttcagtttggtcctggacatctggtttaaagtcctggagatccactggtcaacatgtgtaagaaccctgacttTGTTTCCCCTGGCAGATTAAGGTTGGCCACAGAACGGAGGCTAAAGATGGTAATTAAATTCAGACTGTTCGCACATTGTTTCTGTGTTAACCACAAAGTGCAGCTCAGCGCCACGTAATGACGTCTCACCCACAGGTATTAATAGGACCGCTCTTCGAGAGATCAAACTCCTGCAGGAACTACATCATTCAAATATCATCGGGGTGGGTCCACGGTCATTATGTCCACATGTAGAACATCTATTTGTCTTGATATGTGACTGGTATTACTTGTGAGGGGAAATTACCATGTTGTGAGTATTGAGGTGCAGAAAGTCAGATATTTGGGTCTCATCAGGAACGACCTCAGTGACGATGACGATGTGCAAACTTTATGCACGAGCCAATATGCCGGCACGTACATTTCATATGTGTCCAGAAGATGTTAAAACTGCTCCGTTTCGAGCCAACTGTGCTCCTCTGTATCAGCTCACCTGTGGTGGTTACACAGAAGGAACAATGAAAAAGATTCAAGTGGCAtttaattgtattgtatttattccgtcaatcaaattaaatacaatattattatatataatatacaaaccAGAAAGACTgaataggtagaagcaaaaaatgcttatatattcctatcctaaattaatataaattaaatcagaaaatatttataaaattaaggggaaaaaagaaagaaaaaatatatatacatacatacatacacacatatatgtatgtatatatatatatatatatacacttccacacatatcttccatataaatacatttcaatcacatttataactctcaagaattgttttataaataattcccttgaataccaaaaaggagttcaccattcttgcATCCatctcaacattattccataattcgACTACAACAGAAATGATGCTTTCAGGATCTtgctcaagcttccgagatggataagtgcaagtcagatgtttgtgagccggaacgttcccacttttcatgccATTTTGAGGAATTTtgtatataaatttaaatgtcaaCTGAGTGTCTCAGAGAATTTAGTTCTAagagccttggctgacccactgagtgataccaggtgTTTGTCtcgtttctggaagcaatggaacaaacaatggtgttttttgttgttttttaaccacGAGTGACTTTTTAGCTTCAATGCTTGgacctgtgtcctcgtgttgtattttatatattgatgtggtatttgttgttttatggacccatgagtctggaataaagaaatatatatatatttatatatctcctCCTAACCTACATTATCATGTCCTGTTCCGTGTGCTTTTAGCTGCTCGATGCCTTCGGACACAAATCCAACATCAGCCTGGTGTTTGACTTCATGGAGACGGACCTGGAGGTGAGCGCTGCTGCCTCTTCACAAAGTCTCTGTGTCTTTCAAGAGATAGAGCGGAATGACACGGAACACTATTATGCAGACCCGGACCGTAACCTTCTCATTTTGATTATGTTAAATGAAATGTTGAACTTGTGATCAGTTCAAAAAAGAATTCCTTTCCTGAAACCTTTTAGATCTCAAACAGTCAGGGTACTTATTGTTTCTGGAAAGATATTAGCCAAGACGTAAAATATTAAAGCTCTATTGGTTTTCCCCTCGTTAACATGGCAGATACTGACTCAGTATCTGCCATGTTAACGAGGGGAAAACCAATAGAGCTTTAATATTTTACGTATTATTCTATACTGTACATTCGTATTCCTGTTTACCTTTTGACCAAGGTGTTGCAGCATTGGAGATATGTGCACTTACATTGTAATTTCTGTTAACTTTAAGGATTGTTTACCATGTTCCTGGTATACAATCTAttctttatataataaataacaattcagcTAatctatgtaaatgtatttatttgttagaTTTTGTTCTGCAGAGTTATATAAGCCATGTTTAAGTCGAGCCTGACGTTTCCATGCACACCAAGGAATGACCCCGGTCTGTTCACAGAGTGAGACCCACAGCTCATGGTTCTCTCTACTCTGTGTGGAGACTTTacaacactcatacaaataactGTGCATTTCATTAGTGGGCCACCAGATGGACATTTCCGTCTTTATTACCTTCCCCTTACTTGAGATCAGGGAGAGAGCGTTTAAAAGCTGGGTTTCATTAGTGATTTCTTTCCCCCACAAATATCTACTTTGGGTGTGTGGCGACTCGGGTCGTAATTAATCTGATTCCATGTTCAGCTTTCAATCTGTGAATGCGCGACGAGGTGGTAACTGAGGGGAGTCACGGCGAGACGGAGTAGCGCTGACGGGTTGAGCGAGTTGGCGGCGTCAGATCTCCCGTTTGACCTTGACGTGATTCTGCAAGGTCGCCGAGGCGTTCGTGTTGCTGGTGTGTTTTGGCATTCGAGGCTCCAGATGGGCGCCCACCACCAACAGATCAGACTAATAGAACCATGCAAAACAAGATAAATACGCttataaaaaaaatcaataacacTCTCCTCTTGGCTCTCCCAGTGAGCTGAAGCCATTAGTGTCTTCCAGGCAGCAGACGGACACACGGATGGAATATGATGCTCGTCTTCTCCCCGTGCTGGAAGACTATTATTAGGCCACTAGGTTACATTTGGCTGCGTGAGCTTATCCACTACACATGTTGGATGTTTCTCTGACTAATAAAATGAAGGAGCAGGAGAGTGAAGTCGGTGATTGTGGAGCTGGAGGACGGATGGAGGGTCTGGCTGAGAGGTCGAGTCTGGTGCTGCGTCTGTCTCCGTCCTCAGATCACCTCTTCAGTTCTCTAATCTGCTCTGATACCAGTAATCTGATTTAGAATGTGTAGCTCAGATATCTGACTTTATTTAagcctctttgtttttttaaggtgATTATCAAAGACACCAGCCTCGTCCTGACTCCGGCCAACATCAAAGCCTACATCCTCATGACCCTCCAGGGATTAGAGTACATGCACCAAAACTGGGTCCTACACAGGGTAAGAgcacttcatctctctctcacacacacacacacacacacacacacacagtcggtaCACTGTTCTGCTTTGTTTTTGCAGGATCTGAAGCCCAATAATCTGCTGTTAGACGGCAATGGAGTGTTGAAGTTGGCTGATTTTGGTTTGGCCAAAGCGTTCGGCAGCCCCAACAGAGTCTACACGCATCAAGTGGTTACCAGGTCGGTGCTTCTTGTCCACCTTGCGTTAGTAATACAGATCTTGTACTTATCTGTCTGTTACCGTGTCTCTTTTGATCACTCAGAGGAAATCTCCTTCACCTAAATCAATTTAGATAAACGAATCTTCATGTGCTTAACTTCATTAACTTACCGTAATGTCATTAGAAGACACATTTGAGACTGGTTGATTCAATTCATCTTAATTCCAGACGCGCGGGTAAGGTGAGCCGTGTGACGGCACGTTGTGAGACCCGTCGGTCTCCTGTCCCCGATTGGCTAACGAGTCTCAGGGTTTCCCAGGTGTTGAAGGCTTCTCCACAGAGAAGATGAAACCCGTGGAGCTAGGATGGAGTAGCTTCCTAAATTTAAGAGTTGTACAAAGTAActctcatacctgcaaacttgtcacctttcggcgaaattcgacgtttttaaatcaaaataggtcatccccGTGAATCCTGTAGATccaaagagtttttgttttggggggggggggggtcacctggcccgctggcgttgagattgcagtgagacgttgagaaaatgtgaagtggtgatcTTCTCAATAAAATATCTTTGACGGGACGTgtgagtctcggccaatcagcgttgagatgtatgttagccgctacatctgctgctgtcacgctgcacccTCTAGCtgatcagccattggtcctcttcaagctgatcagccattggtcctcttccTGTATTAAAGTCTTTTTTCAAGAGGCAACATTTTTAAAGATGTGTATGTCGGACAGCGATGAGAAATATTAAGGAacaattaaaacacaaatatgcaaatgttttgacttttaaatattatttatttaattttaatcattatgaataaataattattaaaatagaaacacaaatatgcaaaataggctgtatatatatatatacagcctaTTTTGCATATTTGCATTCATTTTTATAATTTGTAACTGACCCGCTggcgttgagattgcagtgagacacggTGGATGTTATCCGTACGctaaaaacaatatgatttagcccctccccccccccccccccctcctgagtTTGCCGGTATGAACTCTGTGTCTCGATCCGTCTCCTAGGTGGTACCGCTCCCCTGAACTCCTGTTTGGTGCCAGGATGTACGGCGTGGGCGTCGACATGTGGGCGGTGGGATGCATCCTGGCAGAGTTACTCCTTCGGGTGCACTAACCTCACCTCAGAGATCCATCCATGAAGGGTCAAGGCCTGCTGTGTGGTTCCCGTCTCATGTGGCCCCATGTCTCATCTGATGTAGATACCGTTCCTTGCTGGAGATTCAGATCTGGACCAGCTGACGAAGATCTTCGAGGCTCTCGGGACCCCGACAGAAGAGACGTGGCCTGTTGGTATCCGTTCCCCAGTGATGGATGTTTTGGCTTTGCTCCCAAGTGAAGCCTCTTTTCTAATTGTTTTTTCCTATATTGTCTGCAGGGGATGAATAGTCTACCTGATTATGTGTCCTTCAAAATATTTCCTGGCACACCGCTGGAACATATATTTAGTGCAGCTGGAGACGACTTGCTGGAGCTGCTCCAGGGCCTGTACACCTTCAACCCCCTGACGAGGACCACGGCCACACAGGTAATGCTCCACCGAAGCTCCGCAGCTTTTAGAGTCGCATCACAGGAATAATGTGACTGGTTGATTGTGGGTGGACAAGAAGACTTAAAATATAAAAGGAACATTTGACATGTTAAGTTGAGAGATATTAAAACATGTGTTCCAAGAAAATCCAACAGTCGAAAGTTAAACATTTACATAATGGTGGGTTTGATCCACATGAGGACGCATGGTGAGATGTCTTTAACTACTTATTTTAAACGATCGACATTATGCTATTTATCTCGCTCTTTTGGAAACTGAAAGAAAAGCGTAAGAGCCGCAGGTGATGACGTGATTTCTGCTCGTGTCTTGTTCTCCAGGCTCTGAAGATGAAGTACTTCAGTAATCGACCTGGTCCCACTCCGGGTCCACAGCTCCCCCGACCCAACGGTCCCGCCGAGGCtctgagggagaaggagatCGTCGGCCTCAAGAGGAAAATCGAGGGCCTAGAGACAAGTAATGGACTCGTATTAGCTCCCAGTTTCTTGGTTTAATCGGTGTCTGCTACAACATGATGGACGTCTTTAGAAAGAGTTGAACGTGTTGGGACTTTCCTCCCAGAACAAACTTACATCAAGCATGTTGTGAAACGTGAGCCTCGTGAATTGTTCTCAAAGTTCTGCACACCACATTCCAACATCTAGAATAGCACCTGATGGAACCTAGCAATTCAGAGGGTGTTGGCTGCTCACTCAACTACAGTTAGGAGTTCAGAGGATAGcaaaggagaacacacacacacacacacacacacacacgcacgtagaGTTTAGCGGATTGTGGTGGGGTAGGTTTCCCGGGAGGAGGGCCTTGGAGTTCCTGGGAGGTTCAAAGCTTTTCCAGCTCCCGCTTCTGTGGGTTGGAACATGTGTGGGTTGATTATCCGCGCGATGCTCCCGGATATTACAGAGAGAAGTTACACAAACTTAAAGTAGGAGGAAACTTTAGATGTCAGCAGATTCCCGTTAGGCTTGTTTTGCTTGCACCTGTCGTGTAGAGGCAGTTTTGTTCTGAAGTGTTTTATAACGACAATCTTTGTATTCTTTTCAgctgtgatgaagaagaagctcaTTTTCTGACCACACGGGGCCTCAATAATCCGAtgatctccttcttcttctcgccATTTTGTGGCTCCGCCTTCCCGCGTTGCTCAGGATCATCCACTGGAATGAAAAACCCAAAGAAGTCCAGCGCAGAGAGAAAGGGCTCAGGTGTGCTGGACGTTGGGACATTTCGAGGTCGTGGCTGTTGATTCAGTTGAGCTGTGCCTTCTGTCTGCAGCACCACACCCGCCGACAGCAGGTCCAAAgcgtctgctcctccttcattGTAACAATGATGCTCTGGCAGCCTGTTGTAATCTGTATATTTATGTGACTGAAAAATAAGATCAACCAAACAAGCAAGACTGATTTATTTCAAAGTGTTTGTCCTCCGTGATGTGAAGGCGTGGTTGTGAGTGTTCCTCCACACCGTCCACCTGATGTCATGTTTGAAGAACTCACAGCATCgacaccagtggtccccaaactaaggcccgcctccacgtttggccccgccccctgaacaataccagagacgcattcttattcttttttcagtctggccacgcaaatcctcgactagccgctgtcaaatagaacggaataagatccctgaaagggtttttaatatttggttatgtggctttctggaaaacaatacatgttagGGTACCCTGATCTACACATTCTGTCTCTTTGGAATGCGTGGACAGAACTACGCCGTGGTTCATGTTCCGGAGGAAGGATCCGTGTGTTTAACTGTTTCACAGACGGCGGCGGCGTGCAGCAGGGGGCGGCGCCTCCCGGTCCGGTCTCGTCGGCGTCCCGTGAGTCAACGTGACGGAGGCTCGATGCTCCGGCAGATGTTCGctgcactttttgtttttttgtcaaccAGTAACGGATTAGAAGGGAAAAAAGACGAGAATGAGAGTCACAGATTTTTTCAAACAGGattattctttatatttattttaatcaaattatttatcaaaaaacaagatgtatttattttctctgtgtAATGTTGAATGCCTTCTGCTTCAGTTTTCACAATGAGGCcatgctttattttttcttgtgCAATGTCTGATGActagtttttgtttctttattttttaatcttaCTACGTTTTTGTGAGGTCCCATACGGTCAGAGAGAAAGGAGCCTGTGTGAGTTGTTCATATAGCagagttcgtacggtcatggaaaagtcacggaattttaaaatggtcatttccaggcctcaaagtcatggaaatgtgatataatcacatgttcatttacgccaagtttgaaatatgttttttaaagaaaatgctcaaaatataagccggcgtacgctctcaatacgtaacatgttctacatgtttcatattTATTCCGAGATATCAGTTTGTTGAGTGAccacactgagtgtgtgtgtgggggggaactGGGTCAGATGGCAGGTCAGTCATGGAAAGCTGCCGGCGCTGATAAGGCGGAGAGCCACAAAACACTGAGTCAACATTCTGGTCCAGAGAATAAGAGCATGCTTAGTGGGAGAAAGTCatatgttgttgtgtattttattcagtcaatcaaataaaatacaatattattatatataatatacaaaacagactGAAAAGGTAGAGGTAGAAGcataaaatgtttatatattcctatcctaaattaatataagaaaatatatatctatatatacatacttccacatacatcttccatataaatacatttcaatcacatttataactcaagaattgttttataaataattcccttgaaaagcaaaaaggagttcaccattcttacatccatctcCACATTATTCCACAGCTTGACCCCTACAACATGTTCTCATATATCTGAATCAGCAAGGTGTGGGATGAATACTTCAGGTAGACCTCACGTAGAGCGACCTGCTCCGGTCCGTTACCTGTGGGAACGAGCAGGTGAGCCGCCTCCCTTCAGACTGCATGTGACCTGGCGGATGTAGAAGATGCTCTTGTCTGCGTGACACAATAACGTCACGCACAGCAACACGATGTTCTCTCTGAAGCGTTCGACACGTTCTGCTCAACATCAAGTGTAAAATCCTCATTCGGGtcatttattcttgcaagaCGAGTTGAAGTCACACACATCCTCTTAACAAGTTGCTGCTCAGAGGCCTTGTCTCTGCGTCTGTCCTTTATACCCTGTGACACCTTCTGTTCTTTGAGATCAGGTCTTGTCTGTGGGTGGGGGATCGTTCCTTCATCAGAAGCATgtgtcctcttcttcacctcagaGTTCCTGCCAGAGGAGTCGGCCTCCCCCAAAAGACCCCGAGACACGAAGATTATTTATGGTCCTTTTGTTATGTGAGACATCGGAGATTATTTAGTATATGGAGCTGTAAAGCAAGGACCTGGCAAAGCTCCACATGTCaaaacattcaattcagtttatttgtagagcccatttgcacaaattacaaattcccctcagagtgctttacaatctgtacacatagacatccctgacctttgacctcacatgggatcaggaacaactcccaaacaacccttcagggtaaaaggtcagaacccttgaggagagaacagaggaggatccctctccaggatggacaggtgtcatagatgtcatgtgaccagaaggaatcattacacacacattataacacagtaacaacacaatgaatatgacagagtggatgaagagttggtagtcggcatattccaccatccagaccgccaccatccatcaggtggaggtagagaggaggagtgggcggagtctcaacagtgggtggagtctcaacagggccatacTTAtacttcagttcagtttattttgtatcgcccaatatcacaaattacaaattagcctcagagggctttacaatcagtaCACATACGTGATAtgttgaatata
It contains:
- the cdk7 gene encoding cyclin-dependent kinase 7 gives rise to the protein MALDVKSRNKRYEKLDFLGEGQFATVYKARDKTTDTIVAIKKIKVGHRTEAKDGINRTALREIKLLQELHHSNIIGLLDAFGHKSNISLVFDFMETDLEVIIKDTSLVLTPANIKAYILMTLQGLEYMHQNWVLHRDLKPNNLLLDGNGVLKLADFGLAKAFGSPNRVYTHQVVTRWYRSPELLFGARMYGVGVDMWAVGCILAELLLRIPFLAGDSDLDQLTKIFEALGTPTEETWPGMNSLPDYVSFKIFPGTPLEHIFSAAGDDLLELLQGLYTFNPLTRTTATQALKMKYFSNRPGPTPGPQLPRPNGPAEALREKEIVGLKRKIEGLETTVMKKKLIF